AGGGTGTAAAAGAGAAGCATGCCACGCTCCTGTTGAGTAAATTCATCTAGAGGGGTAAGATGAATCACATTGTTAGAATCATAAACTGTGGTCATTGTTAGAATGAACTTACAAGCAattccatatatatatagttttctttCATAGTAAATTTAGCAATTTAGCATGGCACATAGATGCTTATTTCTATCATTTAGGCACATGCCAAATGCCGGTTTTGAAAGGAGAAATTAACAgtgctgtgtgtctgtgtatataatTAATCATATAGACAGGTTTGTGCCCAGAAGTGAGCTAAATCTGACAAAATCATATTTGGagacatcattatttaaaaaaaaaaaaaaactatataaaagtcTATGTAaatagtctctattttagaggaatgaaccgccaacttatccagcatatgttttacacagcagatgcccttccagtagcaacccaatactggaaaacacccatacacactcattcatacacacacacacacacacacacacacacacacacacacacacacacacacacacacactcatacactacggccaatttagtttatccaattcacctatagtgcatgtctttggactgtgggggaaagaggaaacccacactaacatggggagaacatacaaactccacacagactcgaaccagcaacctacttgctgtgagatgacaatgctaaccactgagccaccgtgctgcccctaggTTAGTATATATAATTAAGTGTACATGCAAACAATAGAAGTGTAAAGAATGTATATTTAGATAGCCAAgtaaatctgtgtgtgtttttgtataagTTAACAAGTGTcagactgaaaattaaaaaaaaaagagcctgTGTTTGCATGAGATATCTGTAATTAAGAACAAAACAAATCAGGCAAAGCACAGCATACAGATGAGAAACTAAACCATGAGTGGCCTGTCAAAATTAATAGATTGAATGGTAGTCAGCCCAATTCTGGCAGAATAAAAGAAGGAGGGAATGTCACTAGCTGATGCCGCCCTGTGTTCTTGAGATAGATGTGCACACACAGACAGTTAAAAAGATGTATAAAGTTTTCTTTGAGAGTAAATATAGTAAACTTACACGACCCAAGACCAACAGCAAACAAATCACTGTATATATGATTCCTAGAAATACACAAGTGtgattgtcattattatttactcaaagaaagtaaataaatgtattttactgtagtCCAGTGTGAGACTCACCAGCAGAGGGCAGTCACAGACAGACCTTTAGCTTTATCATACTGGAATTTCCACAGTGGGAGAAGAGTCCCCTTCTCTCCTCGAAATTCATCTGCTGCATCCTCAAAGTACATGAAATCTGAGGTTTGGAAATAAAGGTGGTTACACATCTTTTTGATGAAAAAGAGCAAAAATTGATCATTTTGGCAAAAAATTACCTTGTGCAACTTCATCAAATATGTTTTGGTTCACCATACGTTCAATGATCTTGGCCGGCTTAGCTAGCTGGGATATGTCATCACTCTATAAGCAcataagaagatttttttttaccattaactGCATTaacttgctttcttttttttttaacctaacCCCTTTTGAACTAATTAATTGCACTTTTGTAAATAGGATAATAGTGTCTGGAGTCATTTACAATGTGCACCAGATTTGTTTTCTAGCCACCTGAGTCTCTGCTTGAACCATCTTTTTCTTGTATTTGTCCTCCTCTTTATTTGGGAATTGGCTTTCTTGCTTCTCCTTGCTTTTCTCTCGCCTCTGAAGTTCCTCTACATAAAAGTCATAGATCTCCCACTGTAGAAAGAGTACAGTTTCCTAACATCGTACATATATTCCTTATAATCCGAGCATTATGTGGATTAATAGTGCCAAAATGttaatcaaaataatttaaagaaaaaagactAAAATCATCTTACCTGATTGGCTGTAGCTGAGAAGTTTGCACGAGGGGGTGGCTCAGTTTGACAACTAATTTCCTGCAAAACATTGTTtagttgaaaaataaaatgaaataatgtggATAAGTCATGAAATGTGCAAAAAACCTACAAAAGCATTTGTGCAATCACTgtcaattattgtttatttttaatgaataataaatacatgaGATATAAAGGTTCAGTAATGTAATCCATAGATCTTCTCACTCTTGGAAGGTTGTTTAATGTTTGTGAGGCTCTATCAATGAAGTTGAACTGGTTGGTGACTTTCTGTTCTCTCTTTCCAGTTTTGATCGCCACATTTTCTAATCTCTCATCTCCGCCACCATCTTCCCTTTCAGTATGTTTAGCCATCAGTCTTCGCCCTTCATCTGATTCCTTGTGCACAAGATTCCCTTCTAGTTCAAAGTGAATAGCCATCTGATCCACAAAGACAATAGTTTTATAGCAGCCCTCCTGAAAAGACAAATTAGTTTTAGTGATTTAAATCATCCTCATTAAGGAGCATCATTTTGATAAGCTAtagagttcttttttttttactttgaaactGTATCTGACAACATTCTGAGGAGCATTTGGGTTGTTTGCTGTTAATACTCTGGTAATCTCTTCCTTCAGCTCCTTTTGAACAGAAgacatagaaaaaatatatataatcaaaattaaaaatataatcatcCCAGCATCATTATAATGTGACAAGATAAATGCAGAGTCAGATCACAGCTTCTATCCAGGTTTACACACTTCTTCAGTTAAGTCCAGCTGGTCTGGAGGCTTCACAAGGGTTTTTCCTTGCATCCATTCTTCTCCGTCAGCTGTGTCTATCCCTTCCTCTTCATCCTATGTGACAAAAAATGCCTTTTGAAATATCTGacaaagaattaattaattatgaatatgaaAAGTCGTGTTGAACGCTAACATTACCTTCTTCTTTCCAGTAGTTTTGACACCTTTTACCACAGGAGCCTTTGGCTGGATGTTAACAGGAGCCTTAATTGAGAAAATAAGAATACTTGCCAGCAGTGCATTACAATCATTAGGTAAATTAATGTTCGTTAAATTAACATTGGCTAATCAGAAAGCAAAAGTCACTAAAACCATAGGTGCCAAAACGTGTTAGATAACGTTAGTTAGAAATTATTAATTTACGATTGTATTAATTCTGCGTTCGTTCTAATGTTATTTACATACCTGTTTACTTTTCACTGTCCCAACTTTATAAGAAACTGACATTTTAACGCTTTGAAAAAAACGTTAATGCAACTTTCTTTGAGTGTCTCCTCTCTTTGCAACTGCTCTCACAGTGTTTGTGCGTTTTAGACGTTGTCATGGCAGCGGCACCCGTCGGACTGGCGAGACATTACCGCGCATGCGCGTGGTTGGAGTCCCTCACCTGTTCCTCCtcgctgcacaatatatataaaGACATGTTTTGTGTTGGGAAAAGTAACTTCTGCTCACGCTAATTTAAATTTAGTTAACCTTAACgttttgtgaaaacaaatatGCAAGCACGTACAATAAAAAACAGAATGACGATGTTTGTTTATGGTGTCTGAATTTACGGAAGTAAGACGGCGCGGCTTTGTTTTATGTCCTTGATAGTGTTGGAAAGTCCGAGTCATTTTACAGCGAGTCGGTTCTTTTGAATAGTACCTATCTATACATATCAACGTTTTCAAATGAGCTGTTCATACCGATATTGATTCATCAAAAAGATTCAACTCAAAGGGCGGTTTGTTCAGGTTATTGTTTAACCGACTCATTCTGTAATATTGTAGTGTAGCGGGTGAGAAACTTACCTAGAGCTAAAATGAAGGATCGTCTGGGCGAATTATCAACCGTAAGACAACATTATCTTCCTAATTTATGTTATTTAGGCGTAAAAATATTGATAATGATTTCGGTTTTAGTACAGATAAGATAACGTTACCTGCTTTCACTATAGACAAGAACATTTGCCTTAATGCTTTTTACTTACTCAGTATTGCCTTGCTATCTTGTTTACTGATAATACAAAGTTTTCTGTTTTATTCAAGCTGTTTATAAAGATTTCAGTGACTGCTTTTTTATTATCAGTATTTGTTTTGACTAACCTTGGCTTTCCCCGATCAGCACTGCAATGACATCACCATCCTTGTTGAGTCCGACGCTTTCCTAGAGGGGTTCCTGCCCAAGGTTTGTGTACTTATACCGTATTGTTTGAACATctacttgttttgtttattttgtaaaacgGTCTCTATTCTACATTAATCTTACAAAAGAGAAGTATACTTTTGTTAATTTATGTGTAGGCTACTTGAAAGTTCAAGTATAATTTAAGTAtactttactgttttttttagctgtaggctatactatagtaatttaccaTTTCAATACTACTGGCTTGTGTCAAGTTAGCCCTTTTAgttcttcttttttatttcattatagtgCATGTGAACATTTATAGCTTAAACTTGTAGCCATTTTTAGCTTAAAAGTAGACATTGTAGGCTATTCTCTTAgcttgtagtttttattttgcaaacaaacttaaaaatattttgtaaatataactTTTAACAGCTATTTATATTTAATCAACTAAGTTATTAATTTTATAAGTATGTTATGTGGAAGTATATAAAACTACGTGGGAACAATATTTAATAGGCTACTCAATTTCATGCAAAATACGTATACACGTAACTTCAACAAAAGATTGGGTAAGAATAGGCAGACTTCTGTGAGTGTAAGTACACAAAGTGTTATTTTAAGTGTAGTTTATGTAAGtcacttttcagacaaagtattgtttttttcttctagttttaaaAAGTATACTTTCTGTTAGGATATAACTGAAAACCAAATAATTTCTATCGTCGTGCATGTTACTGTATATGTACAGGTTGATGAGGCTCAAAAACTTTTAGAAAGACTTTCCTTCCTTGTGGAAGAAGTGAAGCTGAGACATAGTACAATTTTGACAGAAATCAACCCACAGGCCTGTGAGTATGTTGCATTTTGTGTTTTAGCAGTCTTGTCTGCATTAAGCACCTGTGGTACAAATattgaacaaaaaatataaattaatttgaagAAATACTAATCCATTAAGCATGAAAGTTATGGAAATAGACTGTTTAAATGGTGCGAGGAGCCTGAATACTTTCAATAATAAACAAAGTTGTTTTGTGCAGGCACTTCTCTTTTTCTTTGTTCTTCTCTACcatgtttgtgtctgtttttacTAAAAGATGTGAGAGATGAACTTGAGCTGTTTGGCAATGACATCAAGCAGGTAGCAGATGCAATCAGAGTTAAactaaaaggtaagtgaattaaaatgtgtttatttattgttagtttatatatatatatatatatatatatatatatatatatatatatatatatatatatatatatacacacacacatacatacatacatactggtTCATTCCTGATAGGAGAAAAACATAGTCACTTTTCTACAGATTCTTTTTctagtttttttcatttttcatcaaAGCCAGTCTTGATGTGGAGGACAATTTGTTTTAGTACAATGTATAAACAAATAAGATACTAAACAAATTCTAGGtctaattctaataataatttcaaagacaaaagctaatatttttaaatgtagttaCTCTTACCATTTTCATTTCTGCATCCTAGCTCACAACCAGTTTTTATACTGTCAAACATGGATTCATTTATGCTGTAATATATTAATTCTGCATTTACAGTATATTcaatattataatttgtacagACAGGAAAACATGGACAGGCTACACTATATTTGTCCAGTGCTGAGTGTCAGCCCAGTCCAGCTCCACAATTGAGGAATAAAAGGGATGATTTGACTTGCAAATAGAGATGTTTGTCTGTGCCAGTTTGTAGtggaaattaatttttttttaactaggaAATGTGTCCCTAGTAAATTCTCAGCTTTATCCTTTTCAATAAACTTTCTTCTAAATGTGGCTTTATATCTGCCTGGAAAAAAATAACCTCAACTTTGGTATACAATGTCTCCAACACTGTAAATGTCAACATTTTTGTCACAACTTTTGACATTTACAATCTTTTGTGTTACGTTTAAAAGCTTTAGTGTTTGATTGTTAATACAGATATGGAAGAACATTTTTCACAATATGGGAATGCAAACAGCAGCTCGGTGTACTGCCGTATACACACTACTCAGGTAAGAATCACCCTCTGCTCTATATATTCAATGCTGTTCTTTAGATGCTAGTTTTAGTATTTCTTCCTTTGTCTTTCTGTGTTGTTCCATAGCACACAGTTCTTTCACTGAGGTTTGCAGAAATAATAAGTTTGTACAACCAAGAGCTGTTATATTTTCGTGCAAAGAGTAAAGAGCGGATACAAAGACAGCTGGAGATCAGTAAGTGAACTAATACGTTTATTAACACATCATGGTAAAATGTCTTTGACCACCACTGCctattgttattagtatttgCCTTCTGTAATTGCACAGTAGTCTGTAGAATTGCTGTCATCTTGAGGATGATTATAAGTTAATGggaaagttcatccaaaaaggaaaatttgcagttaatttattcaccctcaggcaGTAGGAACAGTAGGTGACTATTTTCAATAGATcattaaagaacatttttagctgaaaccttAGTACGTCTTGgtgattttattaaaaaacacacacaggctAAACAAAATGAATCCTTGTAGCTCCTGAGGATATGCTTAGGTCTGAAGTGAAGTAAAAGAAAATGAACGTTATTACCTATCATTACCTTTAATCAGCAGCCTCTGCAAACATTTCTGAGTGCATTCACCATAgcagtaaattaacagcaaacttttagttttgggtgaactaaacttCTTTTCTTAAAGTTGACAAAAGTAAATTAAATCATATTTACCATATTACATTATAATGTAGAATCAAACACTATTGGAAGATCAAggatattttttctatttaaggTGGCAATGTAATGACTGAAGAGGAGACAGAGGATttactacaaaataaaagtcctgctGTTTTTACCTCAAATGTAAGTTTCAATGTTTACAGAAAGCTTCATTCTTTCCCACATAAAGTCCAGTAAGCTTCCTGAAATGTTAAGATACGTTTTTGTGTGTAGGTCAGCTCTGGCTCCAGCATCACAGGGCAAGCGTTGAATGAGATTGAGTCACGACACAAGGACATTCTCTGTCTGGAGGCCAGCATTCGAGAGCTGCATAACATGTTTACGGATATCACCATGCTAGTCAACAGTCAGGTACTACACGCTCGCTAGAAAGTTCAGTGAATAGACAGGAATAAATGGTGAAGCTTTAATATAGAGTTTGTAAAATTAATGATTTGGTCCATTATCTAATATGAGTAAacgaaaaaaaaagtttagttgatcagttgaAAAAGTCAATAAACCCactgccttaaaatgattaattaaagttaatgatttatttgcaaaattatacaaaattacTTGAACTTACGTTaatgggtttactgactttaATGGGTCACAACTTGTACAGTCAGCTTGTCGCTTTAAAGGCaggggctgcgtccgaaaccgcctactactcagtaggtactgcattagaatttaaacgtactactcaaccattagaaaagtaaaatctatacagtataaatgtgagACGTATGAATggattcggacgtactacatccaccattttgtcatggtcacgtgacctacctgcatcagttgtgtcacttcagtcccattcatgaattctctcatggggcATCATGGTATagtgcagcgtgcatgggatacgcacttcagaatctcgctggaaatAGTCGGTCATACGGGTAgttcttgcatactgatttttgaattctacgaattcggacatactactcagctcccATACTGATTTTagcctactatatagtatggaagtatgcggtttcggacgcaacCAGCATGTTTACTCACATTTATAGgggagttaaaaaaaacaaacatttttaactaattgttttttacagtgtg
The sequence above is drawn from the Danio aesculapii chromosome 21, fDanAes4.1, whole genome shotgun sequence genome and encodes:
- the dnai1.2 gene encoding dynein, axonemal, intermediate chain 1, paralog 2, giving the protein MSVSYKVGTVKSKQAPVNIQPKAPVVKGVKTTGKKKDEEEGIDTADGEEWMQGKTLVKPPDQLDLTEEELKEEITRVLTANNPNAPQNVVRYSFKEGCYKTIVFVDQMAIHFELEGNLVHKESDEGRRLMAKHTEREDGGGDERLENVAIKTGKREQKVTNQFNFIDRASQTLNNLPREISCQTEPPPRANFSATANQWEIYDFYVEELQRREKSKEKQESQFPNKEEDKYKKKMVQAETQSDDISQLAKPAKIIERMVNQNIFDEVAQDFMYFEDAADEFRGEKGTLLPLWKFQYDKAKGLSVTALCWNHIYSDLFAVGLGSYEFTQQERGMLLFYTLKNPSFPEFIFNTESGVMCVDIHEQLSYLVAVGLYDGCVSVYDLRKKSEQPVYNSIASSGKHTGAVWQVKWQKDDLDSNHNFFSVSADGRVVSWTLVKHEIVFTDIIKLPPVDKVPDDLKNVVATAGTSLDFHKQKDHHFLVGTEAGKIHKGSKYYSSKFLEMYDAHFMTVSRVRWNPFHPNVFISCGWDWMVKIWDHTINSAVFTFELKSSVTDVAWSPYSSTVFAAVTADGKVHVFDLSINKYEALCQQKVVSKKTRLLHIEFNPVHPIIIVGDDRGRVISLKLSPNLRKKPKEKKGQELPKGPEVEIAKMEQLLSSLR
- the stx2a gene encoding syntaxin 2a, with the translated sequence MKDRLGELSTHCNDITILVESDAFLEGFLPKVDEAQKLLERLSFLVEEVKLRHSTILTEINPQAYVRDELELFGNDIKQVADAIRVKLKDMEEHFSQYGNANSSSVYCRIHTTQHTVLSLRFAEIISLYNQELLYFRAKSKERIQRQLEISGNVMTEEETEDLLQNKSPAVFTSNVSSGSSITGQALNEIESRHKDILCLEASIRELHNMFTDITMLVNSQGEMANNIAKTVMKTGNYVDQGKENIKHAIEYKKSWRIRLPPLPSFMRKAKPVTKEGLLNES